The nucleotide window TACCCACAGCCTGTGCCAATCTCCAATACTTTCGACGCTGCGTTCAACTCCAGTAGCTCGGTCATCAGCGCGACGATGTAAGGCTGAGAGATTGTTTGGTCAAATTCAATTGGCATAGCATTGTCTTCGTAAGCAGCGTCCATGCTATCTGGATCGACGAATAGATGCCGAGGCACTTTCCGCATGACCTCTAGCACGCTTTTGTCTTTAACCCCGCGTTTCCGTATCTGCTCATCCACCATCTTCTCGCGCAGATCGACATAGTGGTCATCCCCTAGTTCGTTCTGCGTTTTTTTACGGCGGAACAGCATTGTGAATTACCTGACCTTTTCAGGAGGTTAGCGGGAATGTGAAACCGATTGATGGAAGCTCATATTCAAAGAAAATGCAAAAAGCGTGAAACGTGATGCCCCGATTCGATTGGGACAAGCTGTGAAACGTAAAAAATGAACTATAGTAGAGTTCAGAATTACTTGAGGGGTGCTCATAAATAGTTTTCAATACGTCCGCGTATCAGGAGAAGGATTTCCTCTCCACAGAGAGCTTCCTAGCCTCGATGTGTAGGCCATCAGCACATGTCGCCCCGCTGGGGCTTGGGAGAAAGGACCTATCGTCCGGCTATAGACATGTCGCCCCGCTGGAGCTAAATGAACCAACGAACCGTTTCCTGTGTCGTTCCGAGTCTCTCCCGATTATCGGGATTCTTCGCGAAATGCTCGGACACGGCATCGGCGTTGCCGGAACCGATTTGTTGGGATTTTCACACATCACTTATTCTATCCAGAAAATCCGCGATTCAGACAATAATATAGCACGAGAACCCTAAACTGCTTCGTCATTGCTTCGATTCCTTTCAATGGATACTGGAATTATTGCCGGTTGGGCATTGAGTTCGAAGCATGCACTTCTCACACTGGGGTGTCTTTTGGCATATCCGGGCACCGTGACGCACAATCAAGGCGTGATATTGGTTGAACAACTGGAAGTCGTGAGGGAGGTTTTCCATAAAAATCCCTCGCAGCCGACCGTAATGGAACTTGCCGTTGAACCACCCCAACCGCTCAAACAAACGGTAGGTGTACGTATCAACGACGAAGCTCGGCTTTTTGGCGGCGTAAAGCAGGATACAGTCGGCTGTTTCCTCACCGATCCCATAAATCGAAAGCAGCTCTTCTCTAAGTGTCGGCAGTTCCTGTGCAAAGAGTGAATCCAATTGATTGTTGTGGTGTTCTCCCAGATGTGTTAGAAATGCCCGGACCTTCTTCGCCTTGGCGCGATAGTAACCCGACGGAAGGATGAGCGTTTCTAATTCGTCTTGAGACAGTTTGCCCAATCCCTCCGGATTTAGTAGGTTCGCAGCTTTGAGGTTGTTAATCGCCTTGGCGGCATTTCCCCATGCGGTGGCTTGACCTAGAATCGCACCGATGATAATCTCAAACGGTGTTTCGGCGGGCCACCAGTTTAGTTCGCCGTACTCGGCATAGAGGTCGTCGTATAGTTTTAGGAGTTTNNNNNNNNNNNNNNNNNNNNNNNNNNNNNNNNNNNNNNNNNNNNNNNNNNNNNNNNNNNNNNNNNNNNNNNNNNNNNNNNNNNNNNNNNNNNNNNNNNNNNNNNNNNNNNNNNNNNNNNNNNNNNNNNNNNNNNNNNNNNNNNNNNNNNNNNNNNNNNNNNNNNNNNNNNNNNNNNNNNNNNNNNNNNNNNNNNNNNNNNNNNNNNNNNNNNNNNNNNNNNNNNNNNNNNNNNNNNNNNNNNNNNNNTGTCTATTTATTTTTATCATTCACCATAGTTAAATTTCTTGGTGTGCGAGTAGATACGATTCTGTCAAGTATTGTGGATCTATTTTGTGTTCGCGTGGAAGGTAGATTGCGACTTGAATCCCTAAGCCGTGTAAGTACCTACACATGAGCGGTCCGACATCAGCCCAATCCAAATTACCCAATCCACAACCTAGTGCCGGCATCGCTAGAGATTGAATCCCTTCCTTCTCAAAGTTTCCTTTTACCCAATCCAAACCACCTTCAATATCGTCCAAACGCGAATTTTCGCGCCAATGCCGCTTCGTTGCAAAGAGCAAAAACCACTTTACCGCATTGGGTGTCGAAAGCGGCAAGCTAGGGTCCGCCAACTCCTGATCTAACGAAGTCTCACGTTTATACAGATACGGTTTCCTCGCTGTAATTTTTTGAGCACGGCAGACATCTTGATAAATAACATAAACATCGGGAAATTGATACTTCGCTCGTGATGCCAATCCCTTTCCCATAACTCCTCGAAGGTTTACACTGATTGTCAATGTTTGCATGGTGGAAAAAAACATATCGCCATCAATTAGGGAAATGTTGTCTCCAATTTGAGCTTTGGATTCCGGTTGAAAGAACCTATGAGGTTCTGGAATGACAGGAATTTGGCGGTTCCCAACAATCCCCCTCACCCGATCTCTGGTGGTATCGTTAGCAACAAAAAGCGAATGAATGTATTCCCGCTTGACTTGACCGGGTACTAGACATTCTGCCATAATTTTCCGTTTGGAGCCATCCCCTTCCTTCCACCAATCGCTCTGAATAACCGTCCGCTGCTCATACAGCACTGCTAGCCCTTCGGGTTGGGAGTAAAATCGCGTTGGGTCGTTGGCTGCGTTACCATCCGTGATAACAACATCCTGTTCTTGCAATACTCCCTTCAAAACACCAATGACAACCAGATCCTCTTTCTCTTTTTGATGGACGAGGCAATACATCATAGGGTTACGCGGTTGAAAGTATAGGTTGGCGTAATCCCAGAGGCTTTTTCCGTCCGGTGTGGATTTTTCTTTGCGATTGCGGACGATCTCTGGGTTATAAATCGGTGTGGAAGATATATTTAGTTCTTCGATTTTTGCGTGAGCAGGGATACCTTTGTCAAGGATGGAGGGTAAGTTATCTATGTGAGTAATGTAGTAAAGTGACACAGGGTCGAACGTTCTCATAGCTCTCCTCCTTCCAATAACAACGTTTAACTTGCAAATACGCTACACAATGAAGGGATTGTGAAGTGATTCATAGCTGCTTGTACTTTCCAGCCTGAAAATCTGCAATTGCTTGATTCGCGAACTGATCTAATTTTTCAGATTTTGCATCTTCTTCAAAGAGCAATTCCCGCTGTATCCAAGAGATGACATCTTCAAGTCCTTCCGATTTTCGCAGGTCCGTGAACACGGCAGGCTTTTCACCGCGCATC belongs to Candidatus Poribacteria bacterium and includes:
- a CDS encoding endonuclease III domain-containing protein, producing KLLKLYDDLYAEYGELNWWPAETPFEIIIGAILGQATAWGNAAKAINNLKAANLLNPEGLGKLSQDELETLILPSGYYRAKAKKVRAFLTHLGEHHNNQLDSLFAQELPTLREELLSIYGIGEETADCILLYAAKKPSFVVDTYTYRLFERLGWFNGKFHYGRLRGIFMENLPHDFQLFNQYHALIVRHGARICQKTPQCEKCMLRTQCPTGNNSSIH
- a CDS encoding DUF4433 domain-containing protein, which gives rise to MRTFDPVSLYYITHIDNLPSILDKGIPAHAKIEELNISSTPIYNPEIVRNRKEKSTPDGKSLWDYANLYFQPRNPMMYCLVHQKEKEDLVVIGVLKGVLQEQDVVITDGNAANDPTRFYSQPEGLAVLYEQRTVIQSDWWKEGDGSKRKIMAECLVPGQVKREYIHSLFVANDTTRDRVRGIVGNRQIPVIPEPHRFFQPESKAQIGDNISLIDGDMFFSTMQTLTISVNLRGVMGKGLASRAKYQFPDVYVIYQDVCRAQKITARKPYLYKRETSLDQELADPSLPLSTPNAVKWFLLFATKRHWRENSRLDDIEGGLDWVKGNFEKEGIQSLAMPALGCGLGNLDWADVGPLMCRYLHGLGIQVAIYLPREHKIDPQYLTESYLLAHQEI